A region from the Malus domestica chromosome 07, GDT2T_hap1 genome encodes:
- the LOC139197350 gene encoding very-long-chain aldehyde decarbonylase CER1-like: MATTPGILTDWPWTPLGSFKHVVVAPWIIHGAYSYFVNDEKDKDLSYFLIFPFMLWRFLHNQLWISLSRYRTAKGNGRIVDKGLEFEQVDRERNWDDQILFNGILFYLGSRHLPGATNLPFWRTDGVILTILLHAGPVEFLYYWLHRALHHHFLYSRYHSHHHSSIVTEPITSVIHPFAEHISYFVLFAIPMLTTIYTGTSSIVSFAGYVTYIDFMNNMGHCNFELIPKWLFTIFPPLKYLLYTPSHHSLHHTQFRTNYCLFMPIYDYVYGTMDKSSDSLYETSLKREEESPDVLHLTHLTTPESIYHLPLGFAALASRPHTRTWYLWLMWPVTLWSMMVTWIHGRTFVVDRHRFDKLRLQTWAIPKYTLQYLMQWQNEAINGLIEDAILDAEEKGVKVLSLGLLNQGEELNRYGGLYVQRHPNLKIKVVDGSSLAVAVILNSIPKGTTQVVLRGKLTKVAYAIAYALSQKGVQITTLYPAEYLKLTRSLGTESNLVVAKSHAQKIWLVGDGLTEKEQMSAPKGTLFVPFSQFPPKKLRKDCFYHYTPAMKTPTSLENVHACENWLPRRVMSAWRVAGIVHALEGWKEHDCGYTMSNIDKFWQASLVHGFQPLTISTIHTKSQ, encoded by the exons atGGCTACTACTCCCGGAATTCTCACCGACTGGCCATGGACTCCTCTTGGAAGCTTTAAG CATGTGGTCGTGGCTCCTTGGATCATTCATGGTGCATACTCGTATTTCGTTAACGATGAGAAAGATAAAGATCTATCTTATTTCCTCATATTTCCATTTATGCTGTGGAGGTTTCTCCACAACCAGTTATGGATCTCTCTTTCTCGATATCGGACGGCCAAGGGCAATGGCCGGATTGTTGACAAGGGTCTTGAATTCGAGCAAGTCGACAGAGAAAGAAACTG GGATGATCAAATATTGTTCAATGGAATTCTATTCTATCTGGGGAGCAGACACTTACCTGGGGCTACGAACCTGCCATTTTGGAGGACAGATGGAGTTATTCTAACGATTCTACTTCATGCCGGTCCAGTGGAGTTTCTCTACTACTGGCTCCACAGAGCACTTCACCACCATTTCCTATACTCTCGCTACCACTCACATCACCATTCCTCCATTGTCACTGAGCCAATCACTT CTGTGATTCACCCATTTGCGGAGCACATCTCATACTTCGTACTCTTTGCTATACCAATGTTGACAACTATATACACCGGGACATCTTCTATCGTAAGCTTTGCTGGTTATGTAACTTATATCGACTTTATGAACAACATGGGACATTGCAATTTTGAGCTCATTCCAAAGTGGCTCTTCACCATTTTCCCTCCTCTCAAGTATCTCCTTTACACCCCATC GCACCATTCTTTGCACCACACGCAATTCAGGACCAATTACTGTCTCTTCATGCCAATCTACGACTACGTATATGGCACCATGGACAAATCAAGCGATTCACTCTATGAAACTTCCCTCAAGAGGGAGGAGGAATCGCCAGATGTCCTCCATCTAACCCATCTAACCACACCCGAGTCCATATATCATCTACCGCTAGGATTTGCTGCCTTAGCCTCTAGGCCCCACACAAGGACGTGGTACTTGTGGCTGATGTGGCCTGTGACATTGTGGTCTATGATGGTAACTTGGATCCACGGCCGTACATTTGTTGTTGACAGGCACCGCTTTGACAAGCTCAGATTACAGACTTGGGCTATTCCCAAGTACACTTTGCAA TACCTTATGCAATGGCAAAATGAAGCTATCAATGGTTTGATTGAGGATGCCATACTTGACGCAGAGGAAAAGGGTGTCAAGGTTTTAAGCCTAGGTCTCTTGAATCAG GGTGAGGAGTTAAATAGATATGGCGGTCTCTACGTTCAAAGGCATCCAAATCTCAAAATCAAGGTGGTGGATGGAAGTAGCTTGGCTGTGGCAGTAATCCTAAACAGCATTCCAAAAGGGACAACGCAAGTTGTTCTTAGAGGCAAactcacaaaggttgcttatgcCATTGCCTATGCTTTGAGCCAGAAGGGTGTCCAG ATAACTACATTATACCCGGCTGAGTATTTGAAGCTCACCAGATCACTAGGCACTGAAAGTAATTTGGTTGTTGCAAAAAGCCACGCCCAAAAG ATATGGTTGGTGGGTGATGGACTGACCGAGAAAGAACAGATGAGCGCACCAAAAGGAACATTATTTGTTCCCTTCTCACAATTCCCACCCAAAAAATTGCGCAAGGACTGCTTCTATCACTACACTCCAGCAATGAAGACTCCCACATCTCTTGAGAATGTACACGCTTGCGAG AACTGGTTGCCAAGAAGGGTGATGAGTGCATGGCGAGTAGCAGGAATAGTGCATGCCTTGGAAGGTTGGAAGGAGCATGACTGTGGTTACACCATGTCCAACATCGACAAATTTTGGCAAGCAAGTCTTGTGCATGGGTTTCAGCCTCTGACGATCAGTACCATTCACACCAAAAGTCAGTGA
- the LOC139197352 gene encoding very-long-chain aldehyde decarbonylase CER1-like, which translates to MATTPGILTDWPWTPLGSFKHVVVAPWIIHGAYSYFVNDEKDKDLSYFLIFPFMLWRFLHNQLWISLSRYRTAKGNGRIVDKGLEFEQVDRERNWDDQILFNGILFYLGSRHLPGATNLPFWRTDGVILTILLHAGPVEFLYYWLHRALHHHFLYSRYHSHHHSSIVTEPITSVIHPFAEHISYFVLFAIPMLTTICTGTSSIVSFAGYVTYIDFMNNMGHCNFELIPKWLFTIFPPLKYLLYTPSYHSLHHTQFRTNYCLFMPIYDYVYGTMDKSSDSFYETSLKREEESPDVLHLTHLTTPESIYHLPLGFAALASRPHTRTWYLWLMWPVTLWSMMITWIHGRTIYSKVYQILRHYFFVKRIFFWYVKVFVA; encoded by the exons atGGCTACTACTCCCGGAATTCTCACCGACTGGCCATGGACTCCTCTTGGAAGCTTTAAG CATGTGGTCGTGGCTCCTTGGATCATTCATGGTGCATACTCGTATTTCGTTAACGATGAGAAAGATAAAGATCTATCTTATTTCCTCATATTTCCATTTATGCTGTGGAGGTTTCTCCACAACCAGTTATGGATCTCTCTTTCTCGATATCGGACGGCCAAGGGCAATGGCCGGATTGTTGACAAGGGTCTTGAATTCGAGCAAGTCGACAGAGAAAGAAACTG GGATGATCAAATATTGTTCAATGGAATTCTATTCTATCTGGGGAGCAGACACTTACCTGGGGCTACGAACCTGCCATTTTGGAGGACAGATGGAGTTATTCTAACGATTCTACTTCATGCCGGTCCAGTGGAGTTTCTCTACTACTGGCTCCACAGAGCACTTCACCACCATTTCCTATACTCTCGCTACCACTCACATCACCATTCCTCCATTGTCACTGAGCCAATCACTT CTGTGATTCACCCATTTGCGGAGCACATCTCATACTTCGTACTCTTTGCTATACCAATGTTGACAACTATATGCACCGGGACATCTTCTATCGTAAGCTTTGCTGGTTATGTAACTTATATCGACTTTATGAACAACATGGGACATTGCAATTTTGAGCTCATTCCAAAGTGGCTCTTCACCATTTTCCCTCCTCTCAAGTATCTCCTTTACACCCCATC GTACCATTCTTTGCACCACACGCAATTCAGGACCAATTACTGTCTCTTCATGCCAATCTACGACTACGTATATGGCACCATGgacaaatcaagtgattcatTCTATGAAACTTCCCTCAAGAGGGAGGAGGAATCGCCAGATGTCCTCCATCTAACCCATCTAACCACACCCGAGTCCATATATCATCTACCGCTAGGATTTGCTGCCTTAGCCTCTAGGCCCCACACAAGGACGTGGTACTTGTGGCTGATGTGGCCTGTGACATTGTGGTCTATGATGATAACTTGGATCCACGGCCGTACAATTTAttcaaaagtttaccaaatactccgacattatttttttgttaaaagaatATTTTTTTGGTACGTGAAAGTGTTCGTTGCATAA